CCACGAAGTGGTCAAGTGCGCCCTTGCCCGAACCCATCGGTACTTCTGCGCTAGTTGCAGTTACAGGTTTGTTCGGAAAAACCCTAATCCAGATTTCACCACCGCGCTTGACATATCGAGTCATGGCGCGCCGTGCAGCTTCGATTTCACGTGCGGAAATCCAGCCATCCGACAAAGCCTTGATTGCATACTTACCAAAGGAAATTTCTGATCCGCGATATGCCAAACCTCGGCGCTTGCCGCGCTGTTCTTTCCTGTGTTTCATTTTCTTTGGCATTAACATGTGAATAATCCTTCGTGTATATTATTTCTCGGTTTTTGCAAATTCAATTTCTCTCTCGCCGTTATAAATCCAAACCTTGACGCCGATAATTCCGTAAGTTGTAAGGGCGGTTACATAAGAATAATCAATTCCACTCTTGAATGTTGAAAGAGGAACAGTGCCCAGGATCACCTTCTCGGTCCTAGCAATATCGGCTCCATTCAAACGCCCTGAAACTTGAACCTTAATGCCGCGAACCCCAGATTCTTTTGCCTTCTCGGCAGCTTGTTTCATAGCCCGCCTGAATGGCATTCTTTTTTCAAGTTGGAAAGCAACATTTGAAGCGACATAAGCAGCGACTGTTTCCGGTTTTTTTACCTCAACAATGTTGATTCTGGCCTTACCACCGGTTTCTTTTTCTACGAACTCTTTAATTTTTTCAGAACCGGCACCGCCGCGGCCAATTATAACACCGGGCCTTGCGGAATAAATTGAGACGGAAATCATATTCGCATCACGATCAATGATCACATCAGTGACGGCAGCGCTTTTTAAGCGGTCCTTGATCTTGTCGCGAAGTTTTATATCGGAAATAAGGTTTTTAGCGTAGTTTTTGCTCTC
The nucleotide sequence above comes from Patescibacteria group bacterium. Encoded proteins:
- the rplP gene encoding 50S ribosomal protein L16 is translated as MLMPKKMKHRKEQRGKRRGLAYRGSEISFGKYAIKALSDGWISAREIEAARRAMTRYVKRGGEIWIRVFPNKPVTATSAEVPMGSGKGALDHFVAVIRPGRILFEMDGVPYDIAKEAMRLAQHKISVKTKFLTKEE
- the rpsC gene encoding 30S ribosomal protein S3 yields the protein MGQKVNPKSIRLKINESWKSTWFESKNYAKNLISDIKLRDKIKDRLKSAAVTDVIIDRDANMISVSIYSARPGVIIGRGGAGSEKIKEFVEKETGGKARINIVEVKKPETVAAYVASNVAFQLEKRMPFRRAMKQAAEKAKESGVRGIKVQVSGRLNGADIARTEKVILGTVPLSTFKSGIDYSYVTALTTYGIIGVKVWIYNGEREIEFAKTEK